Proteins encoded by one window of Nasonia vitripennis strain AsymCx chromosome 5, Nvit_psr_1.1, whole genome shotgun sequence:
- the LOC100116422 gene encoding integrin-linked protein kinase homolog pat-4, whose amino-acid sequence MEDIFQWCREGNAMQVRVWLDDTEHDMNQGDDHGFSPLHWCCKEGHTKLAELLVSRGARINATNRGDDTPLHLAAAHGHREIVQLLLRNRADVNVTNEHGNTALHYACFWGDQAVAEELVAAGALVSIANKDSDTPLDKARGPLAKRLHDLAVEFGQDLKKIQFKDQSWLGLKTRSRDATLSRHKGINMADLSLHTQLAVSPSGETWRGRWQNNDIVAKILSVRECSARISRDFNEEFPKLRIFSHPNVLPVLGCVNQPPRLATVSQYMARGSLHRLLHGGTGVVVDTARALRLALDVARAMAFLHGLERQNRCRFHLNSKHVMIDEDLTARVNMADSKFSFQEVGRIYEPAWMSPEALSKKPSDINLEASDMWSFAVLLWELATREVPFADLSPMECGMKIALEDLRVSIPPGISPHLAKLIRICMNEDPGKRPSFDMVVPILDKMKR is encoded by the exons ATGGAGGATATTTTTCAGTGGTGTCGCGAGGGTAATGCGATGCAAGTTCGTGTTTGGCTCGATGACACTGAACATGATATGAATCAGGG GGATGATCACGGCTTCAGTCCTCTTCACTGGTGCTGCAAAGAAGGTCACACAAAATTGGCTGAACTCTTGGTCAGCAGAGGAGCACGTATCAATGCCACGAATAGAGGAGACGATACACCATTGCATCTAGCTGCTGCCCATGGCCATAGAGAAATTGTGCAATTG TTACTTAGAAATAGAGCAGATGTCAATGTCACCAATGAACATGGTAATACTGCTCTTCATTATGCCTGCTTCTGGGGAGATCAGGCAGTGGCTGAGGAATTAGTTGCAGCTGGAGCATTGGTATCCATTGCGAACAAGGATAGCGATACACCACTTGATAAAGCTCGAGGGCCTCTAGCCAAAAGATTACATG ATCTCGCTGTTGAATTTGGGCAAGATCTAAAGAAAATTCAGTTCAAGGATCAAAGTTGGCTTGGTCTGAAAACAAGGAGCC GTGATGCGACCTTATCAAGACACAAGGGAATCAACATGGCAGATTTATCTTTGCACACGCAGTTAGCTGTATCTCCAAGTGGAGAAACGTGGCGGGGTCGTTGGCAAAATAACGATATTGTTGCGAAGATTTTAAGTGTACGAGAGTGTTCTGCGCGAATTTCCAGAGATTTTAATGAAGAATTTCCAAAGCtaagaatattttcacatccaaaCGTTCTTCCAGTTTTGGGATGTGTAAATCAACCTCCTAGATTAGCTACTGTATCACAGTACATGGCAAGAGGCAGTCTTCACCGTTTGTTACACGGTGGCACTGGAGTCGTCGTTGACACAGCTCGTGCTCTGCGTTTAGCTCTCGACGTTGCAAGAGCTATGGCATTTTTACATGGCTTGGAAAGGCAAAATCGATGCAGGTTTCATTTGAACAGTAAACACGTCATG ATCGACGAGGATTTGACAGCGCGTGTAAATATGGCAGATTCAAAGTTTTCCTTCCAGGAAGTTGGTCGAATTTACGAACCAGCTTGGATGTCTCCAGAAGCCCTGAGCAAAAAGCCATCCGACATAAATTTAGAAGCCAGCGACATGTGGAGctttgcagtattattatgggAACTTGCCACCAGGGAAGTGCCGTTCGCCGACCTATCTCCTATGGAATGTGGAATGAAG ATTGCTCTAGAGGATCTACGTGTCAGTATTCCTCCGGGAATTTCCCCGCATCTTGCAAAGCTCATTAGGATTTGCATGAACGAAGATCCGGGTAAACGCCCGTCATTCGACATGGTGGTTCCGATTTTGGATAAAATGAAGCGTTGA
- the LOC100124278 gene encoding nucleolar protein 11, translating to MARLSSYYTLCPLIDQQNLLGVENDSDPGCAIVTLGKNIVIRYKLQDTKQVSSWSTKDRLTTQVIYDDTSNKYAAVFNGKNIRTWQEDETNLDNVKKFKFPSPIHAILSFKGISPILVMQNGATVSLEWAIENRKTWSNPGILKPNETISSCQLVCVKNEIYMCALTKLENVYYFIVVPLNGENYTGEADKVVRIDMKRPSEKLIGHVVMQDNKNAYLLTLWSHGRLYMYPLITPTTESIPGTLISVITAVNTKHPVVMVALNETTIAAYGADAHEEGAVLLIYNIQFKLVQAIQKLKLYTNDAKLWKIEDKLLLAANRHLAIAPYSLAVQRIEAMLGSTLHCNNEDSTEDNDIEIIQESTIADWNLAASLDKINDGLPLHELDSRIATQVSTFKREGLSDAAIQRNLIPQLIESKDISSILWCLDHLKELPEELLIQLLGFCLKTYNNVTSLPQNGHTGSPSTNNESLFDTFLTKILSICYTDVSIISYLRAGLNFDQILELLNYMINKLGDDENHTYSSETSESEHNFNKQLYEWTKLLLDSHYQHYVLSQDTQVLPLLNKLDEALESHADLIKDLQSLRPMIHRLMRGKILKAIPNDVNRFYSIEEVKLY from the exons ATGGCACGACTGAGTTCCTACTATACCCTGTGTCCTCTGATCGACCAGCAAAATTTGCTCGGAGTAGAGAATGACTCAGATCCTGGTTGTGCAATTGTTACACTaggtaaaaatattgttatacgATACAAG ttGCAAGATACAAAACAAGTGAGTAGCTGGTCTACAAAGGATCGTTTGACAACTCAAGTGATATATGACGATACATCTAATAAATATGCCGCAGTttttaatggaaaaaatattagaaCATGGCAAGAAGACGAAACTAATTTGGATAACGTAAAGAAATTCAAGTTTCCATCTCCAATCCATGCGATCCTCAGTTTTAAAGGGATTTCCCCAATCCTTGTGATGCAAAATGGTGCTACAGTTTCATTGGAATGGGCaattgaaaatagaaaaacgtGGAGCAATCCTGGAATTTTGAAGCCCAATGAAACCATATCAAGTTGTCAACTGGTTTgtgtaaaaaatgaaatatacaTGTGTGCCCTCACAAAGTTAGAGAATGTATATTACTTTATAGTAGTTCCACTGAATGGTGAAAACTACACAGGAGAAGCAGACAAAGTTGTGAGAATAGACATGAAAAGACCTTCTGAGAAATTAATTGGTCACGTGGTTATGCAAGATAATAAAAATGCATACCTATTAACTCTTT GGTCTCACGGGCGTTTATACATGTATCCATTGATTACTCCAACAACAGAATCTATTCCTGGTACACTGATCAGTGTAATAACAGCAGTGAATACTAAGCATCCGGTTGTGATGGTTGCTCTGAATGAAACTACCATAGCTGCTTATGGTGCAGATGCTCATGAAGAAGGTGCAGTCTTACTGATTTATAATATACAGTTCAAGTTGGTTCAAGCAattcaaaaattgaaactttatACAAATGATGCTAAACTTTGGAAAATTGAAGATAAATTGTTATTAGCAGCTAACAGGCATCTAGCTATAGCTCCTTACAGTCTTGCAGTGCAAAGAATTGAAGCAATGCTTGGCTCTACATTGCATTGTAATAATGAAGACTCTACAGAAGATAACGACATTGAAATTATACAAGAATCAACCATAGCCGATTGGAATCTTGCAGCTTCCTTAGACAAAATCAATGATGGATTACCTTTACATGAACTTGATAGCCGCATTGCAACTCAAGTCTCCACTTTCAAACGCGAGGGATTGAGTGATGCTGCAATACAACGCAATTTAATACCACAATTGATAGAATCAAAAGATATTTCATCTATTTTGTGGTGTTTAGATCACTTGAAAGAATTACCAGAGGAGTTGTTGATTCAGCTGTTAGGATTTTGCTTAAAAACGTACAATAATGTTACTAGTCTCCCTCAAAATGGACATACGGGTTCACCTTCAACAAATAATGAAAGCTTATTCGATACATTTTTAACCAAAATTCTTAGTATTTGTTACACAGATGTATCCATTATATCCTATCTTAGAGCTGGATTAAATTTTGATCAAATTTTAGAATTACTAAACTATATGATTAATAAACTTGGCGATGATGAAAACCATACATATAGCAGTGAGACATCAGAAAGTGAACATAATTTCAATAAACAATTGTATGAATGGACAAAGTTATTGCTAGATTCACATTATCAGCATTATGTACTGTCTCAAGATACACAAGTGCTACCACTTCTCAACAAATTAGATGAAGCTCTGGAATCACAT gcTGATTTGATCAAGGATTTGCAAAGTCTTAGGCCTATGATACATAGGCTCATGAgaggaaaaattttaaaagctatTCCAAATGATGTCAACAGGTTTTATTCTATAGAAGaagtgaaattatattaa
- the Uqcrc2 gene encoding cytochrome b-c1 complex subunit 2, mitochondrial, whose amino-acid sequence MACSAMRYPLLRNPTVRHYAAAAAAQCSPMTNANIKVLGNKVTIAAIDNNSPVTQVSIIFKAGSRNETYDTQGISHMLRICTGLTTSHSTAFGITRNIQQLGGDLTTSSDREHVSYTLKITRNNLGPALKFLEDIATAQVFKPWEISDEIPRLRYEVSTIPDNVRLIELLYKAAYRDGLGYSLYCPKRQIGKISSETLRHFVSSNFSGPKCVVAATGIPLSELEMFAASLNVSSQDSAVPASKYHGGELRKERNSQLASVAVAVEGAALKNQKDSIAFAVLQKAAGDGPKVKWGGCNTPLWKAVANKSQDPFAIVSFNASHSDSGLFGFVLSAPGESAGELVKAGAKWLRAPKLSDDDIARGKATLKTLVLSAGDNSSLLHESVGHQVLLSGNALTPDAIAAEIDKISPADVKNAANQLSKGKLTVASIGNLSTVPYADEL is encoded by the exons ATGGCCTGTTCAGCAATGAGGTATCCCTTGCTGAGAAACCCAACG GTTCGGCATTATgcagccgcagcagccgcCCAATGCTCTCCAATGACCAACGCAAATATCAAAGTTTTAGGAAATAAAGTAACCATTGCAGCTATCGATAACAACAGTCCGGTTACTCAAGTTTCTATCATATTCAA AGCTGGATCTCGCAATGAGACCTATGATACTCAAGGCATATCGCATATGCTCAGAATATGCACTGGATTGACCACCAGTCATTCCACTGCTTTTGGTATCACAAGGAATATTCAACAACTTGGAGGAGACTTGACAACTAGCTCTGATCGAGAACATGTATCCTACACTCTTAAGATTACCCGTAATAACCT TGGCCCTGCACTCAAGTTCTTGGAGGACATTGCTACTGCTCAAGTATTCAAGCCATGGGAAATCAGTGATGAAATTCCCAGGCTGCGATATGAAGTTTCTACAATTCCAGATAACGTACGCTTGATTGAGCTGCTTTACAAAGCTGCTTATCGGGATGGTCTTGGATACTCTCTCTACTGTCCTAAACGACAAATTGGAAAAATCAGTTCTGAAACG CTCCGCCACTTTGTATCCAGCAATTTCAGTGGTCCCAAATGTGTTGTAGCAGCTACTGGCATTCCTCTTTCTGAATTGGAAATGTTTGCTGCATCATTGAATGTTTCAAGCCAAGATAGTGCCGTCCCTGCATCAAAATATCACGGCGGTGAATTGCGCAAAGAGCGAAACTCTCAGCTGGCTAGTGTAGCTGTAGCTGTCGAAGGAGCTGCTCTCAAAAATCAGAAAGACAGTATTGCTTTTGCTGTGTTGCAAAAAGCTGCAGGTGATGGTCCCAAAGTAAAGTGGGGAGGATGCAACACCCCATTGTGGAAGGCTGTTGCTAATAAAAGTCAAGATCCATTTGCTATAGTCTCCTTCAATGCTAGCCACAGTGACTCTGGTTTGTTTGGTTTTGTTCTTTCCGCTCCAGGAGAAAGTGCAGGAGAA CTTGTAAAAGCTGGGGCTAAGTGGCTGCGAGCACCCAAATTGTCAGATGATGATATTGCACGTGGTAAAGCAACCTTGAAGACTTTAGTATTGTCTGCGGGAGATAACAGCTCTTTACTCCATGAAAGTGTTGGACATCAAGTTCTTTTGTCAGGCAATGCTTTAACTCCAGATGCAATTGCTGcagaaattgataaaatttctCCAGCTGATGTTAAAAAC GCTGCCAACCAACTATCTAAGGGAAAACTGACAGTAGCATCGATTGGTAATCTATCTACAGTTCCTTATGCTGATGAACTGTAG
- the LOC100124276 gene encoding esterase E4, whose protein sequence is MEEGPIVSISDGKIQGAKRRSLLGVDYFAFKGIPYAQPPIGPLRFKDPQPVSKWSGVRDASQHAGDVSMQYESDGSKPWGIIGSEDCLYLNVYTNSMTDRKRPVMYYIHGGGFVEDSGNDCIYREDYLVTMDMVLVSVNYRLGPMGFLNLGHEVAAGNQGLRDIICGLNWVQRNIEQFGGDPNNVTIFGNSSGSMTCHLFTLLPTVKGLFHKAILQSGSIFSTRNLFTGKNVMNGFKIASLLGLDSQDPEEVIEFLRGVPAKKIVELHGKILSKYEKTVEGQMEYSPTFDAPYVKEPIIPKLLPELIENDADIPIMLGHTTNESLLSFAGQFDDEENLKFYDDNIEEIMKHKLRLQDPSKFPEIMKSLREFYLDNKPINKENVWNLINLLSDFFAFCNRKTVDLRNEHAKAPTYLYNFSYMGNEPTMYQFDQGPQPLKGVAHADELSYLFYLTYMKQDGEQFPQEGTTDRLVVERLVRMWYNFAATGNPTPSTDDCYLTTTWKASTKDKLYYLDIGAELELKDERNLPNRAIYDKFARIYLF, encoded by the exons ATGGAGGAGGGGCCGATCGTTAGCATAAGCGATGGAAAAATTCAAGGCGCGAAAAGGAGAAGTCTTCTTGGAGTGGACTACTTCGCATTCAAGGGCATCCCTTACGCGCAGCCGCCGATTGGTCCACTGCGCTTTAAG GATCCACAACCAGTTAGCAAATGGTCAGGAGTACGGGATGCATCGCAACACGCAGGCGACGTATCGATGCAGTATGAATCGGACGGCTCAAAACCTTGGGGAATAATCGGGAGCGAAGATTGCCTGTATCTGAACGTGTACACGAATTCCATGACCGACCGTAAGCGGCCGGTTATGTATTACATCCACGGCGGAGGCTTCGTCGAGGATTCAGGAAACGACTGCATTTATCGAGAAGATTACCTCGTCACGATGGACATGGTTTTAGTCTCCGTGAACTACAGACTAGGACCCATGg GTTTCCTCAATCTCGGACACGAAGTAGCAGCCGGCAATCAGGGATTAAGAGATATAATCTGCGGGCTCAACTGGGTGCAGCGGAATATCGAGCAATTCGGCGGCGATCCAAACAACGTTACGATTTTCGGGAACAGCAGTGGTTCGATGACATGCCACCTGTTCACCTTGTTACCGACCGTTAAAG GTCTATTCCACAAAGCCATTTTGCAAAGTGGCTCGATATTCTCCACGAGAAATCTGTTCACGGGAAAAAACGTTATGAACGGTTTCAAAATTGCTTCGCTCCTGGGACTGGATTCGCAAGATCCGGAGGAGGTGATTGAATTCCTTCGCGGCGTCCCTGCGAAGAAGATCGTCGAACTTCATGGAAAAATTTTGTCGAAATAT GAGAAGACGGTGGAAGGTCAGATGGAGTATTCGCCGACTTTTGACGCGCCTTACGTAAAAGAGCCGATAATACCGAAGCTACTTCCAGAACTTATAGAAAACGACGCCGACATACCGATAATGCTGGGACACACGACGAACGAGTCATTGCTGAGCTTCGCGG GCCAATTCGACGACGAGGAGAACTTGAAATTCTACGACGACAACATCGAGGAAATAATGAAGCACAAGCTCAGGCTCCAGGATCCCAGTAAATTTCCGGAGATCATGAAGAGCCTAAGAGAATTTTACCTGGACAACAAGCCGATCAACAAGGAGAACGTCTGGAATCTGATAAATCTGTTGAGCGATTTCTTCGCCTTCTGCAACCGAAAGACGGTCGATCTTCGAAACGAGCACGCGAAAGCGCCCACCTACCTCTACAATTTTTCGTACATGGGCAACGAGCCCACCATGTATCAGTTCGACCAAGGCCCGCAGCCGCTCAAAG GAGTCGCGCACGCCGACGAGCTGTCCTACCTGTTTTACCTGACCTACATGAAACAAGACGGAGAGCAGTTCCCGCAGGAAGGGACGACCGATAGACTGGTCGTCGAGCGACTCGTGAGGATGTGGTACAACTTTGCGGCAACTGG AAATCCGACTCCCTCGACCGACGATTGCTACCTCACGACGACTTGGAAAGCTTCTACCAAAGATAAACTCTACTATCTCGACATAGGCGCCGAGCTTGAACTGAAGGACGAAAGAAATCTGCCCAATCGCGCGATTTACGATAAATTCGCCAGGATTTACTTGTTCTAA